In a genomic window of Bordetella petrii:
- the mlaD gene encoding outer membrane lipid asymmetry maintenance protein MlaD has translation MSREKTDFWVGLFVLLGAAALVFLALRAGNLSSFSFTPTYTLTANFDNIGGLKVRAPVKSAGVVVGRVGKISFDDKVFQAVVTLDLEEGYQFPKDSSASILTSGLLGEQYVGLSAGSEEENFADGGKIRYTQSAVVLEQLISKFLYGSAEKQGSTPGN, from the coding sequence ATGTCACGCGAAAAAACCGATTTCTGGGTGGGGCTCTTCGTGCTGCTGGGCGCCGCCGCGCTGGTGTTCCTGGCCCTGCGGGCAGGCAATCTCAGCAGCTTTTCATTCACCCCCACCTATACCCTGACCGCCAACTTCGACAACATCGGCGGCCTGAAAGTCCGCGCCCCGGTCAAGAGCGCCGGCGTGGTGGTGGGCCGGGTCGGCAAGATCAGCTTCGACGACAAGGTCTTCCAGGCCGTGGTCACGCTCGACCTCGAAGAGGGCTACCAGTTTCCCAAAGATTCCTCCGCGTCCATCCTCACGTCGGGTCTGCTGGGCGAACAATACGTCGGGCTGTCGGCAGGCAGCGAAGAAGAGAACTTCGCCGACGGCGGCAAGATCCGCTACACCCAGAGCGCCGTCGTGCTCGAACAGTTGATCAGCAAGTTCCTGTACGGCAGCGCCGAAAAACAGGGCTCGACACCGGGGAATTAA
- a CDS encoding ABC transporter permease, whose protein sequence is MTPPLTPAAPLVQPRLDAGSGFPTLLRKELLRFWKVAFQTIAAPVVTALLYLLVFAHVLEGRVMVYGTVPYTSFLIPGLMMMSMLQNAFANPSSSLIQSRITGNLVFVLLPPLSHREIFSAYLLAAMARGLAVGACVWLVAVCFTPLPPAHPLWIVIFAVLASGIMGTLGLVAGLWSEKFDQLAVFQNFLIMPATFLSGVFYSIHTLPPFWQAVSHWNPIFYTIDGFRYGFFSVSDVSPWHSLAVVSGVFAVLAIFAMRLLASGYKLRN, encoded by the coding sequence GTGACTCCGCCTCTTACTCCCGCCGCCCCGCTGGTGCAGCCCCGCCTGGATGCCGGCTCGGGCTTTCCCACCCTGCTGCGCAAGGAACTGCTGCGCTTCTGGAAAGTCGCCTTCCAGACCATCGCCGCGCCAGTGGTCACGGCGCTGCTGTACCTGCTGGTGTTCGCCCACGTGCTGGAGGGGCGCGTCATGGTGTATGGCACCGTGCCGTACACCTCGTTCCTGATCCCCGGGCTGATGATGATGAGCATGCTGCAGAATGCCTTCGCCAACCCGTCGTCGTCGCTGATCCAGAGCCGCATCACGGGCAACCTGGTGTTCGTGCTGCTGCCGCCGCTGTCGCACCGCGAGATTTTCTCGGCCTACCTGCTGGCCGCCATGGCGCGCGGCCTGGCGGTGGGGGCCTGTGTGTGGCTGGTGGCCGTGTGCTTCACGCCGCTGCCGCCGGCCCACCCGCTCTGGATCGTGATCTTCGCCGTTCTCGCCAGCGGCATCATGGGCACGCTGGGCCTGGTCGCCGGCCTGTGGTCCGAAAAATTCGACCAACTGGCGGTATTCCAGAACTTCCTGATCATGCCGGCCACGTTCTTGTCGGGCGTGTTCTATTCCATTCACACGCTGCCGCCCTTCTGGCAGGCGGTGTCGCACTGGAACCCCATCTTCTACACTATCGACGGCTTCCGCTACGGGTTTTTCTCGGTATCGGATGTCTCGCCGTGGCACAGCCTGGCCGTGGTATCGGGGGTATTCGCCGTGCTGGCGATCTTCGCGATGCGGCTGCTGGCCAGCGGCTACAAACTCAGGAACTGA
- the mlaE gene encoding lipid asymmetry maintenance ABC transporter permease subunit MlaE produces the protein MSGPVQALGGWVRAQVSGVGFFTRFLGALLARSGIAVSRPRLVSQQVHFIGNYSLLIIIVSGMFVGFVLGLQGYYTLNRYGSEEALGLLVALSLVRELGPVVTALLFAGRAGTSLTAEIGLMKAGEQLAAMEVMAVDPMRRVLVPRLWGGIIAMPVLAAVFSMVGILGGWVVGVLLIGVDAGAFWSQMQSGVDVWDDVANGVLKSLVFGVTVTLVALYEGWQARPTPEGVARATTRTVVVGSLAVLGLDFLLTALMFGN, from the coding sequence ATGAGCGGGCCGGTGCAAGCGCTGGGCGGTTGGGTGCGCGCCCAGGTCAGTGGCGTGGGGTTCTTTACCCGTTTCCTGGGCGCCTTGCTGGCGCGCAGCGGCATCGCCGTATCGCGCCCGCGCCTGGTGTCGCAGCAGGTTCATTTCATCGGCAACTATTCGCTGCTGATCATTATCGTCTCCGGCATGTTCGTCGGCTTCGTGCTCGGGTTGCAGGGCTACTACACCCTGAACCGCTATGGCTCCGAAGAAGCGCTGGGCCTGCTGGTGGCGCTGTCGCTGGTGCGCGAACTGGGCCCGGTCGTCACGGCGCTGCTGTTCGCCGGGCGCGCCGGCACCTCGCTTACCGCTGAAATCGGCCTCATGAAGGCCGGCGAGCAGCTCGCCGCGATGGAAGTCATGGCGGTCGACCCGATGCGTCGGGTGCTGGTGCCGCGCTTGTGGGGCGGCATCATCGCCATGCCGGTGCTGGCCGCCGTGTTTTCCATGGTGGGCATCCTGGGCGGCTGGGTGGTGGGCGTGCTGCTCATCGGCGTCGACGCCGGCGCGTTCTGGTCGCAGATGCAAAGCGGCGTCGACGTCTGGGACGACGTGGCCAACGGCGTACTGAAAAGCCTGGTGTTCGGCGTTACCGTCACTCTGGTTGCCCTGTACGAAGGCTGGCAGGCGCGGCCCACGCCCGAAGGCGTGGCGCGCGCCACGACGCGTACCGTGGTGGTGGGCTCGCTGGCGGTGCTGGGCCTCGACTTCCTCCTTACCGCCCTGATGTTTGGCAACTGA
- a CDS encoding MlaA family lipoprotein yields MNMPTYARLASVLAACALTAGCATPGNPDPRDPWEGFNRGVYKFNDTVDRALLKPVAQAYTYVTPQPVRSCIHNMFSNVGDLWGATNSFLQGRGHDFVNTLGRFLFNTTMGIGGCFDVASANGARKIPNDFGTTLGVWGFGQGPYLVLPILGASTVRDGVGLIGDWQGGMITYSNPGAIENTRWRNSLWGLDIVDTRASLLDTTDMVDRVALDPYSFVRDAYLQRRAAMVRGTATGEGNLPDYSDDGGDLPDYSDDGDDKAAPASAPAQPPAAPKP; encoded by the coding sequence ATGAATATGCCTACTTACGCCCGTCTTGCCTCCGTCCTGGCAGCCTGCGCCCTCACGGCGGGCTGCGCCACGCCTGGCAACCCCGACCCGCGCGATCCCTGGGAAGGCTTCAACCGCGGCGTGTACAAGTTCAACGACACGGTCGACCGCGCCCTGCTCAAGCCGGTGGCGCAGGCCTATACCTACGTCACCCCGCAGCCGGTACGCAGCTGCATCCACAACATGTTCAGCAACGTGGGCGACCTGTGGGGCGCCACCAACAGCTTCCTGCAGGGCCGCGGCCACGACTTCGTCAATACCCTGGGCCGCTTCCTGTTCAACACCACCATGGGCATCGGCGGCTGTTTCGACGTCGCGTCGGCCAATGGCGCCCGCAAGATCCCCAACGATTTCGGCACCACGCTTGGCGTGTGGGGCTTTGGCCAGGGCCCGTACCTGGTGCTGCCCATCCTGGGCGCCAGCACGGTGCGCGACGGCGTGGGCCTGATCGGCGACTGGCAGGGCGGCATGATCACCTATTCCAACCCGGGCGCCATCGAAAACACGCGCTGGCGCAATTCGCTGTGGGGCCTCGACATCGTCGACACGCGCGCCAGCCTGCTCGACACCACCGACATGGTCGACCGGGTCGCGCTCGATCCGTACAGCTTCGTGCGCGACGCCTACCTGCAGCGCCGGGCCGCCATGGTGCGGGGCACCGCCACCGGCGAGGGCAACCTGCCCGACTACAGCGACGACGGCGGCGACCTGCCCGATTACAGCGACGATGGCGACGACAAGGCGGCTCCGGCCTCCGCCCCGGCCCAGCCGCCGGCCGCGCCCAAACCGTAA
- a CDS encoding ABC transporter ATP-binding protein — protein sequence MPDHIPDSPDLALSLDGVALGYGDFTVLQDINMAVQAGQVVAVMGGSGSGKTTLLRAATGQLPALRGQVRVFGTDIGQANGDTVQALRKRMGVLFQQGALFTDLNVFENVAFPLREHTRLPEPEVTARVLDKLDAVGLRAAAHLRVAEISGGMSRRVALARAVVLEPELILYDEPFAGLDPISMGITARLIRDLADRLHCASVLITHDVQESFAIADQVYLVGQGRLVAAGTPQTLSDSQDPYVRQFLRGEPDGPVAFQYPDTPAFQAWLAQQEGRKP from the coding sequence ATGCCCGATCACATTCCCGATAGCCCGGATCTCGCCCTGTCGCTCGACGGGGTGGCGCTCGGCTATGGCGACTTCACGGTATTGCAAGACATCAACATGGCCGTCCAGGCAGGCCAGGTGGTGGCCGTCATGGGCGGCTCGGGTTCCGGCAAGACCACGCTGCTGCGCGCGGCCACCGGCCAGTTGCCGGCGCTGCGCGGCCAGGTGCGGGTATTCGGCACCGACATCGGCCAGGCCAACGGCGACACGGTGCAAGCGCTGCGCAAGCGCATGGGCGTGTTGTTCCAGCAGGGCGCGCTGTTCACCGACCTGAACGTCTTCGAAAACGTGGCCTTCCCCCTGCGCGAGCACACCCGCCTGCCCGAACCTGAAGTCACGGCGCGGGTGCTCGACAAGCTCGACGCAGTCGGCCTGCGCGCCGCCGCGCACCTGCGGGTGGCCGAGATTTCCGGCGGCATGTCGCGGCGCGTCGCGCTGGCGCGCGCCGTGGTGCTCGAACCCGAGCTCATTCTTTACGACGAACCCTTCGCCGGCCTGGACCCGATTTCCATGGGCATCACCGCGCGCCTGATCCGCGACCTGGCCGACCGCCTGCACTGTGCCTCGGTGCTGATCACGCACGACGTACAAGAATCGTTCGCCATCGCCGACCAGGTTTATCTGGTGGGGCAGGGCCGGCTGGTAGCCGCCGGCACGCCGCAAACCCTGTCCGACTCGCAAGACCCGTACGTCAGGCAGTTCCTGCGCGGCGAGCCCGACGGCCCGGTGGCCTTCCAGTATCCCGACACGCCGGCCTTCCAGGCCTGGCTGGCGCAACAAGAGGGGCGCAAACCATGA
- a CDS encoding BolA family protein has product MLPTPEQVRQYIADNLPCEHLDVQGDGSHFDAVIVSPAFEGKRLIARHQLVYAALGERMKAEIHALSMRTMTPEEYAKAGN; this is encoded by the coding sequence ATGCTACCCACCCCCGAGCAGGTCCGCCAATACATCGCCGACAACCTGCCCTGCGAACATCTGGACGTGCAGGGCGACGGCTCGCACTTCGACGCGGTGATCGTCAGCCCCGCCTTCGAGGGCAAGCGCCTGATCGCGCGGCACCAGCTGGTGTACGCCGCGCTGGGCGAACGCATGAAGGCTGAAATCCACGCGCTGTCCATGCGCACGATGACCCCCGAAGAATACGCCAAGGCAGGCAACTGA
- a CDS encoding ABC transporter ATP-binding protein has product MSAVSLDHVSKIYPPRSPGWKRLLGHTAGPGFQALNDVSLTIEPGEFFGLLGPNGAGKTTLISILAGLARATSGRASVCGYDVATDYKSARRALGVVPQELVYDPFFTVRETLRIQSGYFGLRKNDDWIDEILFNLGLADKANANMRALSGGMKRRVLVAQALVHRPPVIVLDEPTAGVDVDLRRTLWEFISRLNKAGHTIMLTTHYLEEAEALCGRIAMLKAGRIVALDTTQALLARVGGVDLEDAFVRIMHRDDAPVADLEPEEIAS; this is encoded by the coding sequence ATGTCCGCCGTCAGTCTCGATCACGTCTCCAAGATCTACCCGCCGCGCTCGCCTGGCTGGAAACGGCTGCTTGGGCACACCGCTGGCCCGGGCTTCCAGGCCCTGAACGACGTCAGCCTGACCATCGAGCCGGGTGAATTCTTCGGCCTGCTGGGCCCCAACGGCGCCGGCAAGACCACCCTGATTTCCATCCTGGCCGGCCTGGCCCGCGCCACCAGCGGCCGCGCCAGCGTGTGCGGCTACGATGTCGCCACCGACTACAAATCGGCCCGCCGCGCGCTGGGCGTGGTGCCGCAAGAACTCGTCTACGATCCGTTCTTCACTGTGCGCGAAACCCTGCGCATCCAGTCCGGCTATTTCGGCCTGCGCAAGAACGACGACTGGATCGACGAAATCCTGTTCAACCTGGGGCTGGCCGACAAGGCCAACGCCAACATGCGCGCCCTGTCGGGCGGCATGAAGCGGCGCGTGCTGGTGGCCCAGGCGCTGGTGCACCGGCCGCCCGTCATCGTGCTGGACGAACCCACCGCGGGCGTCGACGTCGACCTGCGCCGCACCCTGTGGGAATTCATCTCGCGCCTGAACAAAGCCGGCCACACCATCATGCTGACCACGCACTACCTGGAAGAAGCGGAAGCCCTGTGCGGCCGCATCGCCATGCTCAAGGCCGGCCGCATCGTGGCGCTGGACACCACCCAGGCGCTGCTGGCCCGCGTGGGCGGCGTCGACCTCGAAGACGCCTTCGTGCGCATCATGCACCGCGACGACGCCCCCGTGGCCGACCTCGAACCCGAAGAGATCGCCTCGTGA
- a CDS encoding MlaC/ttg2D family ABC transporter substrate-binding protein, with protein MRFPVYSLLQRLFFAGVLGLLTATAAAQAKPDPHGAPDQFVLDAANEALAALKADGQLRSGDLARVNQAVDTYILPYVNFRKTTQLAAGRYWRQATAEQKTALADAFRGTLIRTYSGALTGVTQATTIKLLPFRGDPNADDVVVRSLITQANGQPVGVDYRLEKDPQQGWRIYDMNVEGIWLIQNYRNQFAQEINQSGIDGLIKALNQRNQ; from the coding sequence ATGCGGTTTCCTGTCTATTCCCTGTTGCAGCGTCTGTTCTTCGCCGGCGTGCTCGGCCTGCTGACGGCCACCGCCGCCGCCCAGGCCAAACCCGACCCCCACGGCGCGCCCGACCAGTTCGTGCTGGACGCGGCCAACGAAGCCCTGGCCGCGCTCAAGGCCGACGGCCAGCTGCGCTCGGGCGACCTGGCCCGCGTGAACCAGGCGGTCGACACCTACATCCTGCCCTACGTCAATTTCCGCAAGACCACCCAGCTGGCGGCCGGCCGCTACTGGCGCCAGGCCACTGCCGAGCAGAAAACAGCGCTGGCCGACGCCTTCCGGGGCACCCTGATCCGCACCTACAGCGGCGCGCTCACGGGCGTCACGCAGGCCACCACCATCAAGCTGCTGCCGTTTCGCGGCGACCCCAACGCCGATGATGTGGTGGTGCGCAGCCTGATCACCCAGGCCAACGGCCAGCCGGTGGGCGTGGACTACCGCCTGGAAAAAGACCCCCAGCAGGGCTGGCGCATCTACGACATGAACGTCGAAGGCATCTGGCTGATCCAGAACTACCGTAACCAGTTCGCCCAGGAAATCAACCAGTCCGGCATCGACGGCCTGATCAAGGCCCTGAACCAGCGCAACCAGTAA